Proteins encoded together in one Lathyrus oleraceus cultivar Zhongwan6 chromosome 5, CAAS_Psat_ZW6_1.0, whole genome shotgun sequence window:
- the LOC127086640 gene encoding uncharacterized protein LOC127086640 codes for MRTGLKPDVVYSFFNPEIDELRDMIALITPDHVGMFREAYGSILKMVFRLTDSDRSAIHTLLQFYDPGLRCFVFPDYLLGPLMEDYASILGIPIQDQIPFCAIRGEPEVLGISRALYLSPEMVKEGLKEKGKLPGFHLSFLEVKVKEYAAMGHWKMVCALIAVSIYGIILFPNQKSFVDHNAIRLFMQRNPIPTLIIDVYYSVHNRNEKRRGGLIRCCAQLLFRWFMGYLPSRGAFAHLDPTVKWSFRLMGLRADDIAWTHNGLAGWNFIYSCGDFPNVPLIGVQGCINYNPTLLRRQIGFAMEVPPLEREIQESFYFSAEGDQAKLRQVSGSWRNIQRKGKVPFGKVNNRSFPLFDDWLRKRIELTLLPFPGGDPWCPMIEGPTSSVSMEEFLEMKRARDQLLAEKAELEMSVAWIQTANQEIRMKMEDQDKRHALEAKRFEMDTAYYGKINQALASSNREHDITKEKLSRASKVIEDEKRRQILVRDQRDDRVRVLIAEWEAKLKVKEAENVKVIAERDHYIAERDHYFRQMKIHEKEVGRLQQENTELRFATEFARMVDDIGPSVGPSSG; via the coding sequence atgaggaccggtttgaagccTGATGTTGTCTATAGcttcttcaacccagagattgacgagctgagagatatgatagcattgattacacccgaccatgtggggatgttcagagaggcatacggtagtatcctgaagatggttttcaggctcactgacagtgacagaagtgccattcatactcttctccagttctatgacccgggccTGAGATGCTTCGTGTTTCCAGACTATTTGTTagggcctctgatggaggactatgctagcatcctgggtattccgatccaagatcagattcctttctgtgctattaggggagagcctgaggtccttgggatttcccgtgctctttatttgagtccggaaatggtcaaggagggtttgaaggagaaaggaaaattaccgggttttcacttgagtttcttggaagTTAAGGTCAAGGAATATGCTGCTATGGGTCATTGGAAGATGGTCTGTGCATTGATTGCTGtaagcatttatgggattattttgtttcctaatcagaagagctttgtggaccataatgctatcagattgtttatgcagagaaaccctattcctactctgatcatagatgtttactactcggttcataacaggaacgagaagagaCGTGGGGGTTTGATTCGGTGTTGTGCTCAGTTgctattcaggtggtttatggggtatttgccttcccgtggtgcttttgctcatcttgatcctactgtcaagtggtccttcaggttgatgggtttgcgggctgatgacatagcatggactcataatggtttggctggatggaattttatatatagctgcggggattttcccaatgtgcctctcataggagttcagggttgcattaattacaacccgacgcttcttaggagacagataGGATTCGCTATGGAagttcctcctctcgagcgagagattcaggagtccttttacttctcagCTGAGGGCGATCAGGCCAAGTTAAGGCAAGTatctgggtcatggcgtaacattcagaggaaaggaaaggttccttttggcaaggtcaacaaccggtcttttcctctatttgatgattggcttcggaaaaggatagagctcacacttttaccatttccgggaggtgatccttggtgtcctatgattgagggtccgacttcttctgtcagtatggaagagttcctcgagatgaagagggccagagatcagttgcttgcagagaaagcggaattggagatgagtgttgcttGGATTCAGACGGCTAACCAGGAGATCAGAATGAAaatggaagatcaagacaagcgacacgccttggaagcaaagcgctttgagatggatacggcctactatgggaagatcaaCCAAGCCTTAGCGTCATCCAACAGGGAacacgacatcactaaggagaagctatCCAGAGCgtcaaaggtcattgaagatgagaagaggaggcagatcctcgtgagagatcagagggacgacagagtccgagttctcattgctgagtgggaggccaagctgaaggttaaggaagcagagaacgtgAAGGTCATCGCCGaaagagatcattacattgctgagagggatcactacttcaggcagatgaagattcatgagaaagaggtggggagattacagcaggagaacaccgagctcaggttcgccacagagttcgcgaggatggttgatgatatagggccatctgtgggaccctcatcaggctag
- the LOC127079405 gene encoding uncharacterized protein LOC127079405 produces the protein MEPLLFKVDRISEEFSWTSMKGNNTLPRFLQNPMLLTAAQLVRSAFDYDVIPDLLFGYGMYAGFYTHAMWKKSDLVCAITFRIHSRAKEVFGEVPYIVTAEEYCGRGCLKVMMEEFECFLKTFSVKRLLMPSLSTKVDLWTEGFEYVKISEEDLNKILEDGSVIVDFENTEMLTKEL, from the coding sequence ATGGAACCCTTGTTATTCAAGGTTGATAGGATTTCTGAAGAGTTTAGTTGGACCTCAATGAAAGGTAACAACACGTTACCCAGGTTCCTACAAAATCCCATGCTTCTAACGGCAGCCCAACTCGTCCGGTCAGCTTTTGACTATGATGTTATTCCAGATCTACTGTTTGGTTATGGCATGTATGCGGGGTTTTACACCCATGCAATGTGGAAAAAGTCAGATTTGGTCTGTGCTATAACTTTTCGAATCCATTCAAGGGCTAAGGAGGTTTTTGGTGAAGTTCCTTACATTGTTACAGCGGAGGAATACTGTGGTAGGGGTTGTTTAAAGGTAATGATGGAAGAGTTTGAGTGCTTCTTAAAGACCTTTAGTGTGAAAAGGTTACTTATGCCCTCACTCTCTACTAAAGTGGATCTCTGGACCGAAGGCTTCGAATATGTAAAGATTTCTGAAGAGGATTTAAATAAAATCTTAGAAGATGGTTCTGTTATTGTTGATTTTGAAAACACTGAGATGTTAACCAAGGAGCTTTAA